The Pseudarthrobacter sp. NS4 genome includes a window with the following:
- a CDS encoding LacI family DNA-binding transcriptional regulator, producing MTVRIEEVAERARVAVSTVSRALRDLPGVSTGTRQRIKDIAVEMGYVASPSAARLATGVTGTVAVIVPDATKWFFGQVIAGAGAVLRASGRDVLLYELGDEEGRLRFFAEQRLRGRADGVLVLSLRLTEAETRTLRDLEIPVVVLGRRSEYFGSVFVDDRAAARTAVRHLLNLGHRRIGLLGINDDAEVTTGSLAPPSRVAGYRQCLMGAGIDEVDGWQQFDTNSVAGGAAAMTRMLSAPVLPTAVFAASDEMAFGALGVVRAAGMSVPGDISIVGFDNHDLSPVLGLTTIDQDVQGQGRAAAGLLLEALNSSSPTRPPQTTRTVDTHLVLRHSTRPPRGNQTHFTAEPDKEEN from the coding sequence GTGACTGTAAGGATAGAAGAGGTTGCCGAACGCGCCCGCGTTGCCGTGTCGACGGTGTCCCGTGCCCTGCGCGACCTGCCCGGGGTCTCCACGGGCACCCGCCAGCGGATTAAGGACATCGCGGTGGAGATGGGATACGTGGCGTCGCCCAGTGCTGCGCGCTTGGCCACCGGAGTTACCGGCACCGTGGCGGTCATCGTTCCGGATGCGACCAAATGGTTCTTCGGACAGGTCATCGCTGGGGCAGGTGCCGTGCTCCGGGCTTCCGGCCGGGACGTCCTGCTCTACGAGCTCGGCGATGAGGAGGGCCGCCTCCGCTTTTTCGCTGAACAGCGGCTGCGCGGCCGGGCTGATGGGGTGCTGGTGCTCTCGCTCCGGCTGACCGAGGCTGAAACCCGGACGCTACGGGATCTGGAGATTCCCGTCGTCGTACTGGGCCGGCGTTCGGAGTACTTCGGCAGCGTGTTCGTCGATGACCGGGCCGCTGCCCGGACCGCAGTCCGTCACCTGCTTAACTTGGGCCATCGACGCATCGGGTTGCTTGGGATCAACGATGACGCCGAGGTCACCACCGGAAGTCTGGCGCCGCCGTCGCGCGTTGCCGGCTACCGGCAATGCCTCATGGGCGCGGGCATTGACGAGGTGGACGGGTGGCAGCAGTTCGACACGAATTCGGTGGCCGGCGGCGCAGCCGCGATGACCCGGATGCTGTCCGCGCCGGTACTGCCGACGGCGGTTTTCGCCGCCTCCGATGAGATGGCCTTTGGTGCCCTGGGCGTCGTCCGCGCCGCGGGCATGAGTGTGCCTGGGGACATCTCCATCGTGGGGTTCGACAACCACGACCTCTCCCCCGTCCTTGGCCTCACCACCATCGACCAGGACGTCCAAGGGCAGGGGCGAGCGGCGGCCGGGCTGCTGCTTGAGGCCCTGAACAGCAGTTCCCCAACCCGGCCCCCACAGACAACGCGGACCGTCGATACGCACCTGGTCCTTCGGCACAGCACCAGGCCCCCCCGGGGGAACCAGACTCATTTCACTGCAGAGCCCGACAAGGAAGAGAACTAA